The proteins below are encoded in one region of Syntrophotalea carbinolica DSM 2380:
- a CDS encoding multidrug effflux MFS transporter — translation MNTKQRYFSDRSIIVMLALLSAFPPLSTDLYLPALPHVVKTLQSNQTLVNLSLSLFLISFALGILVWGPVSEKYGRKPILLIGLTLYTLGSAGCALSGNVTMLIIARVVQGFGGGAAEAVVTAMVKDLYSGRKRESVLAIVMAMVVVAPVVAPVAGAIILKVMSWYAIFWVLTGVGVLSLCLSLLLDETLETRYGGSLTHSLARLGVVLKNPGFAVPLILFSLVPLPLLAFIGASAYVYIQGFEMSEQMYSYYFGLNALGSLVGPLLYIKLSRRISSAHIISGCLALLTVSGICIEATGDSSPVMFALPMLTATVAISMMRPPTANLLLSQQDKDTGSAASLINFMALFMGSVGMFLISFETQSELIPSLGLMQLTVGIVCGSLWLLLRERSFIRQPA, via the coding sequence GCCGGCACTTCCCCATGTGGTGAAGACGCTGCAATCAAATCAGACTTTGGTCAATCTGAGCCTTAGCCTTTTTTTGATTAGTTTTGCCTTGGGAATACTTGTTTGGGGACCTGTCAGTGAGAAATACGGAAGAAAGCCGATTCTTCTCATAGGACTGACCCTCTACACTTTGGGCAGCGCCGGGTGCGCCCTTTCAGGCAACGTAACGATGCTTATTATTGCCAGGGTAGTCCAAGGTTTTGGCGGCGGGGCAGCCGAAGCAGTGGTCACGGCCATGGTCAAGGATCTCTATTCAGGACGAAAACGGGAATCGGTCCTGGCTATTGTCATGGCCATGGTTGTTGTAGCACCGGTTGTAGCTCCGGTAGCAGGGGCTATAATCCTGAAGGTCATGTCCTGGTATGCTATTTTCTGGGTTTTAACAGGGGTCGGAGTGCTGTCCCTGTGCCTTTCCCTGCTTCTGGATGAAACTCTTGAAACGCGATATGGAGGATCTCTTACTCATTCCCTTGCCCGACTCGGTGTGGTGCTGAAAAACCCCGGATTCGCCGTCCCCCTGATTCTGTTTTCTCTGGTGCCGCTGCCGTTACTTGCCTTTATAGGCGCATCAGCCTATGTTTATATTCAGGGCTTTGAGATGTCAGAACAAATGTACAGTTATTATTTCGGTCTAAATGCACTGGGATCTCTTGTGGGCCCTTTGCTGTACATCAAGTTGTCCAGAAGGATATCATCCGCCCATATTATTTCAGGTTGTCTGGCCCTTTTAACTGTCAGCGGCATTTGTATTGAGGCGACCGGCGACTCATCACCAGTGATGTTTGCCCTGCCAATGCTAACGGCCACTGTTGCCATCAGCATGATGCGGCCACCTACAGCCAATCTGCTCTTATCCCAACAGGACAAGGATACCGGGTCCGCAGCCTCCCTGATCAATTTCATGGCGTTATTCATGGGGAGCGTGGGCATGTTTCTCATATCCTTTGAAACGCAAAGCGAGCTGATTCCTAGCCTGGGGCTCATGCAGCTTACTGTAGGGATAGTTTGCGGCAGCCTCTGGCTGCTCCTCAGGGAGCGCTCCTTCATCCGACAGCCAGCATGA
- a CDS encoding LysE family translocator gives MLSTETIMTFFSVSVLLGLAPGPDNIFVLTQSALRGKGPGLIVMLGLCTGLIAHTIAVSLGVAIIFQTSILAFSVLKLLGAAYLVYLAWQAFRASAETIQGGPEGIVSYRKLYARGIIMNITNPKVSIFFLAFLPQFTEPTKGPVAVQLVLLGGLFILATILVFGGIALLAGTLGGLLKRSDRTQNILNKIAGTVFMGLALKLATIRQ, from the coding sequence ATGCTATCTACCGAAACGATAATGACCTTTTTCAGCGTCTCTGTTTTACTGGGCCTTGCACCAGGCCCTGACAACATCTTTGTTCTGACGCAGTCTGCTTTGCGTGGAAAGGGGCCGGGACTCATTGTTATGCTCGGTTTGTGTACTGGGCTTATTGCACATACTATCGCTGTTTCCCTTGGAGTCGCTATAATTTTTCAAACATCCATTCTTGCTTTTTCAGTTCTCAAATTACTGGGTGCGGCTTATCTCGTTTATCTCGCGTGGCAAGCCTTTCGAGCCTCAGCAGAGACTATCCAGGGCGGGCCGGAAGGAATTGTCAGTTACCGGAAGTTGTATGCTCGTGGCATCATCATGAACATCACAAATCCAAAAGTATCCATTTTTTTTCTGGCCTTTCTTCCACAATTTACCGAACCAACCAAAGGTCCCGTAGCTGTCCAACTTGTTCTGCTTGGGGGATTATTCATTCTAGCGACAATACTGGTGTTCGGAGGCATTGCGCTTCTTGCAGGTACCCTTGGTGGCTTGCTTAAGCGCTCGGACAGAACTCAGAACATCCTGAATAAAATTGCCGGTACTGTTTTTATGGGCCTCGCACTGAAACTTGCTACGATAAGGCAGTAA
- a CDS encoding glyoxalase superfamily protein, with translation MSIASMSNSLPIVQAKKKAKRLKSFLKPRLPEISLGECLNIISRLENERDWNSYLAKLQQAASTREHGDKAENYIKKTILPLIASIAAKHKMNVILDPAKIENCEATDLQPNRKRISMRIEPIQPHGGTYCEPFLDASMTSLRFGCDWTNVKLNFIFPKEAFSVVAKLISGNKICNDAEPQITRFETLQEKQYMLTLNTSGVSDTVDHGLNIQTDQTMLKVLQKGFDRFFVRYCRVINAYMALRGRWGNKKLVTNLENSIWKLNCDDPTYMAVSNYFYSTTIAGLVFHGVLGSAGPYILGEDGSIEIGVCSIIYLENEDNETPKGYYIAKYGDSWQTSIYLKGFNESDINTLTAEFGIPRGRFPEKETSFYQTSAFDALCDWTVKNPLYAKRVGRDEGRYLPDWYEKVVARKFTQDTKTTKQDFLNAIEKEPYLIDQGIRCSFHIDQKKSAEENKAVFHSQRESFARFGYKEFILCCEWLHGCNQRKTINSSFSSYKLKHMVEAWARKSGKGNQYVSNGAFIAAAIHMGFDWKPDFDSPNVRFNISGKSPAITALKETVII, from the coding sequence ATGTCCATCGCTTCAATGTCAAACTCTCTCCCCATAGTTCAAGCTAAGAAAAAAGCCAAGCGCCTCAAATCATTTCTCAAACCCCGATTGCCAGAAATAAGTCTTGGCGAGTGTCTGAACATTATTTCAAGGCTGGAGAATGAGAGAGATTGGAATTCTTACCTCGCCAAACTGCAACAAGCAGCATCAACTAGAGAGCACGGGGATAAGGCCGAGAATTACATAAAAAAAACAATCCTCCCGTTGATCGCCAGTATTGCTGCCAAGCACAAGATGAACGTTATTTTGGATCCGGCCAAAATAGAGAACTGTGAAGCTACGGATCTACAGCCGAATCGAAAAAGAATATCAATGCGCATTGAGCCTATTCAGCCACACGGAGGAACCTATTGTGAGCCTTTTCTTGATGCCTCTATGACATCACTGAGATTTGGGTGTGATTGGACCAATGTTAAACTCAACTTCATCTTTCCAAAAGAAGCATTCTCTGTTGTGGCAAAACTCATATCTGGAAATAAAATTTGTAACGACGCTGAACCACAAATAACCCGCTTCGAAACCCTGCAAGAGAAACAATACATGCTTACGCTCAACACAAGCGGCGTCAGCGACACAGTAGACCACGGCCTAAACATTCAGACTGATCAAACGATGTTAAAGGTCTTGCAAAAGGGTTTCGACCGATTCTTCGTGCGCTATTGCAGGGTGATAAATGCATATATGGCTCTGCGTGGGCGATGGGGCAATAAGAAGCTCGTTACAAATTTGGAAAATTCCATCTGGAAATTGAACTGCGACGACCCTACATACATGGCCGTTTCAAACTATTTCTATTCTACAACTATTGCAGGCCTTGTTTTTCATGGTGTTCTTGGCAGTGCTGGACCTTATATTCTCGGGGAGGATGGCTCGATTGAAATAGGGGTATGTTCCATCATTTACCTTGAGAATGAGGATAACGAGACACCGAAGGGTTATTACATTGCAAAATACGGCGATAGTTGGCAAACGTCAATTTACCTGAAGGGGTTCAATGAAAGTGACATCAATACACTCACCGCTGAATTCGGAATACCCAGGGGCCGTTTTCCCGAAAAAGAGACTTCATTTTATCAAACATCTGCATTCGATGCCCTTTGCGATTGGACGGTGAAGAATCCCCTCTACGCAAAAAGAGTCGGTCGGGACGAGGGAAGGTATCTCCCCGACTGGTACGAGAAAGTGGTCGCAAGGAAATTCACCCAAGACACAAAAACTACTAAGCAAGATTTCTTAAATGCAATCGAAAAAGAGCCATACCTGATCGACCAAGGAATTCGGTGCAGTTTCCACATCGACCAGAAGAAGTCTGCAGAAGAAAATAAAGCAGTATTTCATAGCCAAAGAGAATCATTTGCACGCTTTGGTTACAAGGAATTTATTCTTTGCTGCGAATGGCTCCATGGATGCAACCAGAGGAAAACAATCAATTCATCTTTTAGCAGCTACAAGCTGAAACACATGGTTGAGGCTTGGGCAAGGAAAAGTGGTAAAGGCAATCAGTACGTGAGCAATGGAGCATTTATTGCTGCTGCAATTCACATGGGATTTGACTGGAAACCTGACTTCGATTCGCCGAATGTCAGATTTAACATTTCAGGGAAATCTCCAGCTATAACAGCATTAAAAGAAACTGTTATCATTTGA
- a CDS encoding thermonuclease family protein — MNGIDTPEMRDNRPTVKALARRAKQYTVQRSRVGQRIVLRNMQRGKYFRIVADVFVDESSLGRS; from the coding sequence ATTAACGGCATCGATACACCTGAAATGAGAGATAATCGGCCCACAGTGAAGGCTTTGGCCAGGCGGGCGAAACAGTACACGGTTCAGCGATCACGTGTAGGCCAGCGGATTGTTTTACGGAACATGCAGCGAGGGAAATATTTCCGGATCGTAGCCGATGTGTTTGTGGATGAAAGCAGCCTAGGCAGAAGTTGA
- a CDS encoding type II toxin-antitoxin system HicA family toxin — protein MTEKRLLKLVETVLSNPKNVRFEELKRLLEGFGFTCCQPRGGSSHYTFRKQGSYPITVPKKRPVNQAYVKSVIKQLNLEEWYDENC, from the coding sequence ATGACAGAAAAACGACTTTTAAAATTAGTCGAAACGGTTCTGAGCAATCCCAAAAATGTTAGGTTCGAAGAACTGAAACGCCTTTTAGAGGGATTCGGGTTTACATGCTGCCAGCCGCGCGGCGGCAGCAGCCATTACACCTTTAGAAAGCAGGGCTCCTATCCAATTACGGTTCCAAAGAAAAGACCCGTCAACCAGGCATATGTGAAAAGCGTCATCAAACAACTGAACCTGGAGGAGTGGTACGATGAAAACTGTTGA
- a CDS encoding toxin-antitoxin system HicB family antitoxin, with product MKTVEEYMSLPYATTIIPDDGSYFVKVNEFEGCISVGETKAEALEMIEDAMREWLATAIEDGLDIPLPEALRETSYSGKFPLRMPKSMHGKLAMAAEREGVSLNQHIVALLAERQAIWQVGILVQDLCLTPEPVPEVKFSVTKPSPTVVPFSCYRRAVGM from the coding sequence ATGAAAACTGTTGAAGAATACATGAGCCTTCCATATGCAACTACAATTATCCCCGATGATGGTAGCTATTTTGTTAAAGTCAACGAGTTCGAAGGCTGCATTTCTGTTGGTGAGACTAAAGCCGAAGCCTTGGAGATGATTGAAGATGCTATGCGTGAATGGTTAGCCACAGCCATTGAAGATGGCTTGGATATCCCTTTACCTGAAGCTTTGAGAGAGACGAGTTATAGCGGAAAATTTCCGTTACGTATGCCCAAGTCTATGCATGGCAAGCTTGCCATGGCGGCTGAGAGGGAAGGTGTAAGCTTAAATCAACACATTGTAGCTCTGTTAGCTGAGAGACAGGCGATTTGGCAGGTTGGGATATTGGTGCAAGATCTGTGTTTGACACCTGAGCCTGTGCCTGAAGTAAAATTTTCTGTTACGAAACCAAGCCCAACAGTTGTGCCTTTTTCGTGTTATCGCCGTGCTGTGGGAATGTGA
- a CDS encoding protein-export chaperone SecB codes for MDKKYSEFIGSIELVDIYLSSTQYKRLAFPDPKIYPKFTANFGLGKVASKLKNEFLEINQEINFSVEEVSEDEKKTRKVFDLKAKYLLLYHTEMKADEDLLEMFQKRNVPMNLHPFARELIQSSMAKTGLPPFTLPVLKIKK; via the coding sequence ATGGACAAGAAATACTCTGAATTTATTGGAAGCATTGAGCTTGTTGATATTTATCTGTCTTCAACTCAATACAAAAGGCTAGCCTTCCCGGATCCAAAAATTTATCCAAAGTTTACAGCCAATTTTGGCCTGGGAAAAGTTGCCTCAAAACTTAAAAATGAGTTTCTCGAAATTAATCAAGAGATTAATTTCTCTGTGGAGGAAGTTTCTGAAGACGAAAAAAAGACTAGGAAGGTTTTTGATTTAAAAGCAAAATATCTTCTTCTCTATCATACAGAAATGAAAGCCGATGAAGATTTACTTGAAATGTTTCAAAAAAGAAACGTTCCTATGAATCTGCATCCCTTTGCTAGAGAGTTGATTCAAAGCTCAATGGCAAAAACAGGACTTCCTCCTTTCACCTTGCCTGTCTTAAAAATCAAGAAATAG
- the istB gene encoding IS21-like element helper ATPase IstB: MSRAADALLVQHNLKALNLTNMARHFEQQLRQARDGGLDYSQFLLELTELELRIRCENREKRRLKEAKFPLLKSLETFDFEAVPQLDKRLVRDLAAGDYLKDRRNVILMGKSGTGKTHLATALGIEACRQSKRVRFVTGYALANELIEARTEKDLSRLLGKYARLDLLILDELGYVPFSKEGAELLFQILAERHERGSVVITTNLGFADWTQVFGGPNMTAALLDRLTHRARIIECTWDSYRLKQSLKGGRKKTT; this comes from the coding sequence ATGAGCCGAGCCGCCGACGCGCTGCTGGTGCAACACAACCTCAAGGCCCTGAACCTGACCAACATGGCCCGTCACTTTGAACAGCAGTTGCGTCAGGCCCGAGACGGCGGCCTCGACTACAGCCAGTTTCTGCTGGAGCTGACCGAGCTGGAGCTGCGCATCCGCTGCGAGAACCGCGAGAAACGCCGCCTCAAGGAGGCGAAGTTTCCGTTGCTCAAATCCTTGGAAACCTTCGATTTCGAAGCCGTCCCTCAGCTTGACAAGCGCCTGGTACGGGACCTGGCGGCAGGCGATTACCTCAAGGACCGTCGCAACGTGATCCTGATGGGAAAAAGCGGCACCGGCAAGACCCATCTGGCCACCGCCCTGGGCATCGAAGCCTGCCGCCAGAGCAAACGGGTACGCTTCGTCACCGGCTACGCCCTGGCCAACGAATTGATCGAAGCGCGTACCGAAAAGGACTTGAGCCGCCTGCTCGGAAAATACGCCCGGCTTGACCTGCTCATCCTCGATGAACTCGGGTACGTGCCCTTTTCCAAGGAAGGGGCGGAACTGCTCTTTCAGATTCTGGCCGAGCGTCATGAGCGCGGGTCGGTGGTCATCACCACCAACCTCGGTTTTGCCGACTGGACCCAGGTCTTCGGCGGCCCCAACATGACCGCCGCGCTCTTGGATCGGCTCACCCACCGTGCCCGTATTATCGAATGCACCTGGGACAGTTACCGCCTCAAGCAATCCCTGAAAGGAGGTAGAAAGAAAACAACGTAG
- a CDS encoding Mu transposase domain-containing protein, whose amino-acid sequence MDWGTATVILQGQAMKAKFFCMRSKGSGKPFVRLYPCERQQAFFDGLMHAFAFFGGVFPRLIFDNLTSAVRKVLQGKARVEQESFTRFRAYYNFEARFCNSDAGHEKGGVEGLVGFARRNFMVPIPEAQSLDEINERLLQQCIAYGRHTISGRDKPVKVLFKEERSCLLALPEVPFVNTRLLSAKADKYATVIVDKNRYSVPTALVGRTLRVICHVDQVEIFAQGRRVAGHRRLFANNQWQLDPDHYLELLQQRPQAFHSARPIRDWKKRWPQAMHQLLERFCQSHGENRGIKAFIEVLLFRHHPAEQVQQAIATAVKAEISASAGVQHLLHRNQPTPQIVSLERYARLPEADISVYARLGGGS is encoded by the coding sequence GTGGATTGGGGCACGGCCACGGTCATCCTGCAGGGTCAGGCGATGAAGGCCAAGTTTTTCTGCATGCGCTCGAAAGGTTCGGGTAAACCGTTTGTCCGCCTGTATCCCTGCGAACGCCAACAGGCCTTCTTCGATGGCCTGATGCACGCTTTCGCCTTTTTCGGCGGGGTCTTCCCACGGCTGATCTTTGACAACCTCACCAGCGCGGTACGCAAGGTGCTGCAGGGCAAGGCAAGGGTGGAACAGGAGTCCTTCACCCGCTTTCGGGCCTATTACAATTTCGAGGCACGTTTCTGCAATTCGGACGCCGGACATGAAAAGGGCGGCGTCGAGGGCCTGGTCGGTTTTGCACGGCGCAATTTCATGGTGCCGATACCCGAGGCACAGTCTCTTGACGAGATCAACGAGCGTCTGCTGCAGCAATGCATTGCCTACGGCCGGCACACCATCAGCGGCAGGGATAAGCCGGTAAAGGTGCTCTTTAAAGAAGAGCGTTCCTGCCTGCTGGCCCTGCCCGAGGTGCCCTTTGTCAACACGCGGCTGCTGTCGGCCAAGGCGGACAAGTACGCCACCGTCATCGTCGACAAGAACCGTTACTCCGTGCCGACCGCCCTGGTCGGCCGCACCCTGCGGGTGATCTGCCACGTCGATCAGGTGGAGATCTTCGCCCAGGGACGGCGCGTGGCCGGCCATCGGCGTCTGTTCGCCAACAACCAGTGGCAGCTTGATCCCGACCACTACCTGGAACTGCTCCAGCAGCGTCCGCAGGCTTTCCACAGCGCCCGCCCGATCCGCGATTGGAAGAAGCGCTGGCCGCAGGCCATGCACCAGCTTCTGGAGCGTTTTTGCCAGAGTCACGGCGAAAACCGCGGCATCAAGGCGTTCATCGAGGTGCTGCTGTTTCGTCATCACCCGGCCGAACAGGTCCAGCAGGCCATTGCCACGGCCGTTAAGGCTGAGATCAGCGCCAGCGCTGGTGTCCAGCATCTGCTGCACCGCAACCAGCCCACGCCGCAGATTGTTTCCCTGGAGCGCTACGCCCGGCTGCCCGAGGCCGACATCTCGGTCTATGCCCGACTGGGAGGTGGATCATGA
- a CDS encoding glyoxalase superfamily protein, giving the protein MKSFDSVEHAKAHAKKLTLPLLQSVIPNAKLANALELIAKESGFKTWRALKSHLESPAYRFGLQNLGMVLII; this is encoded by the coding sequence ATGAAGTCTTTTGATTCCGTTGAGCATGCGAAAGCTCACGCGAAAAAACTCACGCTTCCCCTCCTACAATCAGTCATCCCCAATGCAAAACTTGCTAACGCTCTTGAGTTAATCGCCAAAGAGTCAGGCTTTAAGACTTGGCGAGCGCTCAAGTCGCACTTGGAGTCGCCCGCCTACCGTTTTGGACTTCAAAATCTCGGCATGGTTTTGATAATCTAA
- a CDS encoding UvrD-helicase domain-containing protein has protein sequence MLQETLYIPVSGKTLYGLLEAGSSFQAVLAETHLDEILGLFALQQIPNLIKKTFNVLALERILSDTFDIACAETQKGRADILKRGLIENLAIKMIKAGASDMYRLGVKLVTSETIQKRDYLTAKQEWDFEFKKRYTGGLYLGESIVRTNRSYFLTEEQARIINLVASEIDEPLHLQGYAGTGKTFLIAKLLEVLESRGVNPNEMLILTYTYNQIQALPKELRKKYTHKTFGHLVSEILPVEFSHLKNTSPQNMPFPHKEIIALFNLTPIGQVTSKTLVLAAIGTVSNYCFSADTVIGNHHLPNWFTEFSQKTSSAEFAWLSEAVLKAANGIWEITRQPSQGIELPVRVYHQVKLVSLLGLPIPARFSFVIIDEAHDIEPSILQILDVSPQNTITLGECFQNLKGVSHQRSLSIRERRITHSYRSGTKLSEIINPVINAHPLESRGLYCGNSEIISDVQYYKKASIPDLPTTILVSNEWSLWEWIQRLANENINFKLISNIKDIHAFVSDVLSLKNFGICPTHRDLRKFWKWSELVDYFQNQGNSSFKGIYKMLERGYAAKDWAMARSKITEVDNSYAVGRAEDSRNMEFNRLMLAPDTVDVLWDEEQKSYAKASSALYVAITRTKHVLLAPIALQEWIEEKNGSQS, from the coding sequence ATGCTGCAAGAAACCCTATATATACCCGTATCAGGAAAAACTCTTTATGGCCTGCTTGAGGCCGGCTCTTCTTTTCAAGCCGTGCTTGCAGAAACCCACTTGGATGAAATACTCGGGCTGTTTGCCCTGCAGCAGATTCCAAACCTCATAAAAAAAACGTTCAACGTTCTAGCTCTTGAAAGAATCCTCAGCGACACTTTCGATATCGCCTGCGCAGAAACGCAAAAAGGACGTGCAGATATCCTCAAAAGAGGGCTGATTGAGAATCTGGCGATCAAAATGATTAAGGCTGGCGCCTCCGACATGTATCGACTAGGGGTCAAGCTGGTCACTAGCGAAACCATCCAGAAAAGAGACTATCTGACAGCGAAACAAGAGTGGGACTTTGAATTCAAAAAAAGGTACACAGGCGGACTTTATCTAGGGGAAAGCATTGTCAGAACGAACCGCTCTTACTTTCTGACCGAAGAACAGGCGCGAATTATCAATCTTGTAGCCTCCGAGATTGATGAACCGCTTCATCTGCAGGGCTATGCTGGAACCGGGAAGACATTTCTGATCGCCAAGCTTCTGGAGGTGCTTGAATCTCGAGGGGTTAACCCAAACGAAATGCTGATCCTCACCTATACATACAACCAGATTCAGGCGTTACCAAAAGAACTACGAAAGAAATACACCCATAAGACATTCGGGCATTTGGTGTCAGAGATCCTCCCCGTCGAATTTTCTCACCTTAAGAACACCTCTCCCCAAAACATGCCGTTTCCTCATAAGGAAATCATTGCCTTATTCAACCTGACACCAATCGGGCAAGTCACCTCCAAAACCCTTGTTCTAGCAGCGATCGGTACGGTAAGCAATTATTGCTTTAGTGCTGATACCGTGATCGGGAACCATCATCTCCCAAATTGGTTTACAGAATTTAGCCAAAAGACCTCGTCGGCAGAATTTGCTTGGCTTTCCGAGGCGGTGCTCAAGGCAGCCAATGGTATTTGGGAAATAACGCGACAGCCAAGTCAGGGCATAGAACTACCCGTACGGGTATATCATCAGGTCAAACTGGTCTCTTTGTTGGGGCTGCCGATCCCGGCACGTTTTTCTTTTGTGATAATTGATGAAGCGCATGACATTGAGCCTTCCATCCTGCAAATTCTCGACGTAAGTCCCCAGAATACAATCACTCTTGGTGAGTGCTTCCAGAACCTCAAAGGTGTTTCACATCAGCGATCTTTAAGCATTCGCGAACGCAGGATTACCCATTCATATCGTTCCGGAACCAAACTGTCAGAAATTATAAATCCCGTAATCAATGCCCACCCCCTTGAGTCAAGAGGTCTATATTGCGGTAATTCAGAGATCATCTCTGACGTGCAATATTACAAAAAAGCCTCTATCCCGGATCTCCCTACGACTATCTTGGTCTCAAACGAATGGTCGTTATGGGAGTGGATTCAGAGACTGGCAAACGAAAATATCAATTTCAAACTTATCTCTAATATTAAGGACATCCATGCCTTTGTCAGCGATGTTTTGAGCCTAAAAAATTTCGGGATATGTCCGACGCATCGAGATCTGAGGAAGTTCTGGAAATGGTCAGAGCTGGTCGACTATTTTCAAAATCAAGGCAATAGCAGTTTTAAGGGAATTTACAAGATGCTCGAACGGGGATATGCAGCCAAGGACTGGGCCATGGCCAGATCCAAGATCACAGAAGTCGACAACTCTTATGCCGTTGGACGCGCCGAAGATTCTCGTAACATGGAATTTAACCGGCTGATGTTGGCCCCGGATACAGTTGATGTCTTATGGGATGAGGAGCAAAAATCTTACGCTAAGGCAAGCTCAGCCCTTTATGTTGCGATTACCCGAACCAAGCATGTGCTTCTGGCACCAATCGCCCTTCAAGAATGGATTGAAGAAAAAAATGGATCGCAATCGTAA
- a CDS encoding DUF262 domain-containing protein has protein sequence MDDTSNFNREIRTTAVDFSFGEILNLHNDKEIVIRPEYQRLFRWSTEQRSRLIESIILGLPIPPIFLIEGNNGILELIDGLQRTSSVLQFLDHSAIGEPELILVGCDILPELNGRRFQDLPLAVRLKVKRSPIRATIINKSGDAFVKYEMFKRLNTGGSLLSAQEIRNCSSRMVDGGDLFYDAIQEMAKYPAFIETTSRLPDSFKEKRADEELVLRFFAATTYRERYKGNIEEWLDSFMEDVLFQRAGFNLSEQRSHFEKVFKLINDKAGDEAFTRFNEDGEPTGRLAPAYYEAAVCAFSNNYPAIEQMTPQHVKDQLRLAFSDPDFLEATGPGANTIQKLENRISVVSKYLSE, from the coding sequence ATGGATGATACATCAAATTTTAACCGTGAGATACGCACTACCGCTGTTGATTTTTCATTTGGGGAAATATTAAACCTTCACAATGATAAAGAGATAGTCATTCGCCCTGAATACCAAAGACTGTTCCGTTGGTCAACTGAACAGCGGTCTAGGCTAATTGAGTCGATTATTCTCGGCCTCCCGATACCTCCCATTTTCCTAATTGAAGGCAATAACGGCATTTTGGAGTTAATTGATGGCTTGCAGAGAACAAGTTCGGTTCTTCAGTTTCTTGATCACTCCGCAATTGGCGAACCGGAACTAATTCTGGTCGGTTGTGATATCCTCCCTGAGTTAAATGGTCGACGATTCCAGGACCTTCCTTTGGCCGTGCGGTTGAAGGTTAAGCGATCACCAATTCGAGCAACCATAATCAACAAATCTGGAGACGCATTTGTTAAGTATGAGATGTTTAAACGCCTGAATACTGGAGGCTCTCTGTTGTCAGCCCAAGAAATCAGGAACTGTAGTTCGCGCATGGTTGATGGCGGCGATTTATTTTATGATGCCATTCAGGAAATGGCAAAGTATCCTGCATTTATTGAAACAACATCCCGATTGCCGGACTCTTTCAAGGAAAAACGGGCGGACGAAGAACTGGTTTTGCGCTTTTTCGCGGCCACTACTTATCGAGAAAGATATAAGGGTAACATTGAGGAGTGGCTTGATTCATTTATGGAAGATGTCCTCTTCCAGAGAGCCGGGTTCAACTTGTCTGAACAGCGCAGTCATTTCGAAAAGGTATTCAAACTGATAAATGATAAGGCGGGGGATGAGGCATTTACCCGATTCAATGAAGATGGTGAGCCCACCGGGAGATTAGCCCCGGCCTACTACGAAGCGGCAGTTTGTGCATTTAGCAATAATTACCCGGCTATTGAACAGATGACACCGCAGCATGTTAAAGACCAATTGCGGTTAGCCTTTTCCGATCCTGACTTTTTGGAAGCTACAGGTCCTGGGGCGAACACCATTCAAAAACTAGAGAACCGGATTTCGGTGGTTTCAAAATATCTGAGTGAATGA
- a CDS encoding MAE_28990/MAE_18760 family HEPN-like nuclease, with protein sequence MSILETISNDLDWREKEIANMRLLLSSPGVTAGQKLGLLRAAWAMLYAHYEGFCKNTLASFYDVIGRSGVICRDLPQSTRLFALGSRLKILKNMPNGDLLSEIVNFQSCHLSAPPQFPDVDTQSNLWPSVLIELLEAADLSADKVREHRVKLNTLVGRRNQIAHGENNIISEVGYYRTYEDAVYDIMYDLAIQVDNRLSLPPYSTQ encoded by the coding sequence ATGAGCATTTTGGAAACCATCTCGAATGACTTAGACTGGAGGGAAAAAGAAATCGCAAATATGCGGCTTTTACTTTCATCTCCAGGAGTTACTGCAGGCCAAAAACTCGGGCTTTTACGGGCAGCATGGGCAATGCTTTATGCTCACTATGAAGGCTTTTGCAAAAATACTTTGGCTTCCTTTTATGATGTGATTGGTAGATCTGGTGTTATTTGTCGGGATTTGCCCCAGTCTACAAGATTATTTGCCTTAGGAAGTCGGCTGAAAATACTGAAAAATATGCCTAATGGAGATTTGTTGAGTGAGATCGTCAATTTCCAATCATGTCATCTCTCTGCTCCTCCTCAATTCCCCGACGTGGATACTCAGTCTAATTTGTGGCCCAGCGTGCTTATTGAGCTCTTGGAGGCCGCAGACCTGAGTGCCGATAAGGTGAGGGAACATCGGGTAAAGCTGAACACACTTGTCGGTCGCCGTAACCAGATTGCTCACGGAGAAAACAATATAATTTCAGAGGTGGGATACTACCGTACTTACGAGGATGCCGTATATGATATTATGTACGACCTCGCAATTCAGGTCGATAATAGGCTGTCGTTACCACCATATTCAACCCAATGA